From a region of the Dickeya poaceiphila genome:
- the msrA gene encoding peptide-methionine (S)-S-oxide reductase MsrA, which produces MANFDKTQLIGQSDALPGRTTPMPVARLHAVNQHSMTHVPDHMEVALFAMGCFWGVERLFWQQPGVYSTASGYCGGYTPNPTYREVCSGKTGHAEAVRVVFDPAVISYARLLQLFWENHNPAQGMRQGNDIGTQYRSAIYVTPEQESAAKASYQRYQQAMREAGDNRSITTEIQPVGPFYYAEDEHQQYLHKNPHGYCGLGGIGVCLPPQG; this is translated from the coding sequence ATAGCGAATTTTGACAAGACGCAGCTAATCGGCCAGTCAGATGCCTTGCCGGGACGCACAACGCCGATGCCGGTCGCCCGCCTGCACGCGGTAAACCAGCACTCCATGACCCATGTGCCGGACCACATGGAGGTAGCGCTCTTCGCCATGGGTTGTTTCTGGGGCGTGGAACGTCTGTTTTGGCAACAACCCGGCGTATACAGCACCGCCTCCGGATATTGCGGTGGCTACACCCCTAACCCCACGTATCGGGAAGTCTGTAGCGGCAAGACCGGCCATGCGGAAGCGGTACGGGTGGTGTTTGACCCTGCGGTGATAAGTTACGCCCGGTTATTGCAGTTGTTCTGGGAGAACCATAACCCGGCACAAGGTATGCGACAGGGCAACGACATCGGTACGCAATACCGTTCTGCTATCTATGTAACACCAGAGCAGGAAAGCGCCGCGAAAGCCAGTTACCAGCGTTACCAACAGGCCATGCGCGAGGCAGGTGATAACCGCAGTATCACCACGGAAATTCAGCCTGTCGGGCCGTTTTATTACGCCGAAGACGAACACCAGCAATACCTGCACAAAAACCCGCATGGCTATTGCGGGCTGGGCGGTATCGGCGTTTGTCTGCCGCCACAGGGCTGA
- the tamA gene encoding autotransporter assembly complex protein TamA has product MLCRGVGAGGLLLASSALAASNVRLQLLGLEGELQKNVRARLSTITPDEVNADGRFRSRVDDAIRKGLRALGYYDPEIRFAFIPAQGRGRPVLKVTVTPGEPVNIAGSSIAIRGGAEQDADYQKLVQQRRPVVGSRLNHGAYDDFKSELNTLSMRKGYFDSHFNKSQLDVMPSTHQAWWNIDYDSGTRYRFGKVNFRGSQIQSAYLQHLVPFQEGDVYTAEQLGEFNRRLSATGWFNSAVVSPDFAQGRSSKVLPLEALLTPRTRNSIETGVGYATDVGPRLKATWKRPWVNTYGHSMESSLSLSAPEQQLDLSYKIPLLKSPLEQYYLVQGGFKREDLNDTQSDSASFNLARYWELSSGWQRAINLHWTMDHFTQANVTHTTMLIYPGLSFNRTRQRGGLMPDWGDTQRYSVDVSNTLWGSDIDFSVFQAQNVWIRTLAEKHRFVARANLGWIETGSFSRVPPSLRFFAGGDRSIRGYKYKSISPRDSDGKLTGASKLATGSLEYQYNVTGKWWGAVFVDSGEAVNDLVRTNLKTGAGVGVRWASPVGPIKLDIARPIGDNDKHDVQFYIGLGPEL; this is encoded by the coding sequence GTGCTCTGCCGGGGGGTAGGCGCGGGGGGCCTGCTGCTGGCGTCGTCGGCGCTGGCCGCCTCGAACGTGCGTCTGCAACTGCTTGGGCTGGAAGGCGAGTTGCAGAAGAATGTCCGTGCCCGTCTTTCGACTATCACTCCGGATGAAGTCAACGCCGATGGCCGGTTTCGCTCACGGGTTGATGACGCCATTCGCAAAGGTTTGCGGGCGCTGGGTTACTACGATCCGGAGATCCGTTTTGCGTTTATTCCCGCGCAGGGGCGTGGCAGGCCGGTACTAAAGGTGACCGTCACGCCAGGGGAGCCGGTGAACATTGCCGGTTCCAGCATCGCCATTCGCGGTGGGGCTGAGCAAGATGCTGATTATCAAAAGCTGGTGCAACAGCGCCGGCCCGTGGTGGGCAGCCGCCTGAATCATGGCGCTTACGATGATTTCAAAAGCGAACTCAATACGTTGTCGATGCGCAAAGGCTATTTCGACAGTCACTTCAACAAAAGCCAGCTGGACGTGATGCCATCTACGCATCAGGCATGGTGGAACATTGATTACGATAGCGGCACACGTTACCGCTTCGGCAAGGTTAACTTTCGTGGGTCCCAAATCCAGTCGGCTTATTTGCAGCATTTAGTGCCGTTTCAGGAGGGCGACGTATACACGGCGGAGCAATTGGGGGAGTTTAACCGGCGTTTGTCCGCCACCGGCTGGTTCAACTCGGCAGTCGTGTCGCCTGATTTCGCTCAAGGTCGTAGCAGTAAAGTCCTGCCGTTGGAGGCGCTACTGACACCGCGCACCCGCAACAGTATAGAAACCGGGGTCGGTTACGCTACTGATGTTGGGCCACGGCTAAAAGCCACCTGGAAAAGACCCTGGGTCAATACGTACGGTCATAGCATGGAAAGTAGCTTGAGCCTGTCTGCACCGGAGCAGCAATTGGATCTCAGCTACAAAATTCCGCTGCTGAAAAGTCCGCTGGAGCAATACTATTTGGTGCAGGGGGGCTTCAAACGCGAAGATCTCAATGATACCCAGTCTGATTCGGCGTCGTTTAATCTGGCGCGTTACTGGGAGTTGTCCAGCGGCTGGCAGCGTGCCATTAACCTGCACTGGACGATGGATCACTTTACCCAGGCTAATGTTACCCATACCACCATGCTGATTTATCCCGGTCTTAGTTTCAACCGTACCCGGCAACGAGGCGGGTTGATGCCTGACTGGGGCGACACCCAGCGTTATTCGGTGGATGTTTCCAATACCCTGTGGGGTTCGGATATTGATTTTTCGGTGTTTCAGGCGCAGAACGTCTGGATTCGAACGCTGGCGGAAAAACACCGCTTCGTGGCGCGCGCCAATCTGGGCTGGATCGAAACCGGCAGCTTCTCCCGTGTCCCCCCGTCGTTGCGCTTCTTTGCCGGGGGCGATCGCAGCATCCGCGGCTATAAGTACAAATCCATTTCTCCACGCGACAGCGACGGCAAACTCACCGGCGCGTCAAAACTGGCGACCGGTTCGCTGGAATACCAGTACAACGTCACCGGAAAGTGGTGGGGGGCGGTGTTTGTCGATAGCGGCGAAGCCGTCAACGATCTGGTGCGTACCAACCTGAAGACCGGCGCTGGCGTCGGCGTACGTTGGGCGTCGCCGGTAGGACCGATCAAGCTGGATATCGCCCGGCCAATTGGCGATAACGACAAACACGACGTGCAGTTTTATATCGGGCTGGGGCCGGAGTTATGA
- the tamB gene encoding autotransporter assembly complex protein TamB, translated as MSRMKKAGMGLMAGALALLLAAVLLVTTTPGLHLLLSAAARWVPGLELGAVDGGWRNLTLKTIRYQMPGVTVQADRLHLALAPDCLWHSQLCIDDLSLQGLSVAISTQELPPAQPEAATQAAPVTEIRAPVAVALRHINLNDSRIMVDGAGVSLSLLQAGLNWQGRSLTLLPTLVSGLTVALPAATKTLPAPPAETDKPQPLGEMLRALFAAPLLPAMPEFTLPLDLTIADLRGESWGMVQGAQLVTVSRFQLQATTRQQTLTLQQLTVQSPLGALYAHGNAVLSGDWPVTLNVNGIVNSDLLKGERVRLTAEGGLRQQLRLAVNLSGPQRAQIDIQTALAEPGLPLNISLRSPQLHWPLTGDAQYQFNDVRLNIGGKAIDYSLLLQGDIRGSALPPGTLMLEGRGNEQQFSLARLQLSALQGTADITGQLDWRDAISWNSNLTLKGINTAQQWSQWPVRLEGTLTTRGTLAGASWQLDVPQLALDGQIRQSKLVAKGALSGNASGQWSIPGVTLVLGRNQLTLQGELKDQWRLNGDINAPSLNGILPGLGGQVMGKLRLEGKRETPQLQVEMNATALRWQELNLGKLTLNSDVQVDTQVHGTLTLQVQQLTQGKLHLASLTMRATGDENQHQLRVTMSGEPVGGQLLLSGHFDRGQQRWQGELSDTRFDTPVGEWRLAPAMSLVYQVAAQKATIGAHCWRNPDAELCVPQPIEAGSSGKASVNLNRLNLAMLKPFIGQQTAVSGSITGNAQVNWQANSGLPQARVTLTGNGVTIRQQVQGGTLPVAFDTLTLDAGLQQGQAWLTWLIGIQGNGRFRGDVQITDPQRRRNLSGTVTLSALSLDLLRPILRQNEKAAGTANADLRLGGDLQRPQVFGQLTLDNLDVDGNGLPVDLTSGRLALSFNGMSSTLQGVFRTTKGQLNLAGNADWSVPEAWRARVAVNGDRMRVTVPPMARLDMSPDIVFEATPQLLTLNGTVTVPWARIVVHEMPASAVDVSPDEVILDARRQPVSTTASTIPIVSNLIVRVGDDVWLNAYGLNARLRGDLNVTQDKQGLGLNGQISMPEGRFKAYGQDLQVRKGQLLFSGPPTLPLLDIEAIRNPDNTADGVIAGVRITGSATTPKLEVFSEPALSQQEALSYLLRGQGLNSRGTDSSMMTSALIGLGVAQSGQVVGKIGEAFGVSNLALDTQGVGDKSQVVVSGYVLPGLQVKYGVGLFDSLATLTLRYRLMPKLYLEAVSGVNQALDVLYQFEF; from the coding sequence ATGAGCAGGATGAAAAAAGCCGGAATGGGTCTGATGGCTGGTGCGCTGGCGCTGCTGTTGGCGGCGGTGTTGCTGGTGACGACGACACCGGGGCTACATCTGTTGCTCAGTGCCGCAGCGCGTTGGGTGCCGGGGCTGGAATTAGGGGCGGTTGACGGCGGCTGGCGGAATTTAACCCTGAAAACAATACGCTATCAGATGCCTGGCGTCACCGTGCAGGCGGACCGTCTGCATCTGGCGCTGGCGCCGGATTGCCTGTGGCACAGTCAGCTATGTATTGATGACCTGTCGTTGCAGGGGCTGTCGGTTGCGATCTCGACTCAGGAACTGCCGCCAGCCCAACCTGAAGCGGCAACACAAGCCGCGCCGGTGACTGAGATCCGCGCGCCCGTGGCGGTGGCGTTGCGTCATATCAATCTGAACGATAGCCGCATCATGGTCGATGGTGCCGGGGTGTCGTTGTCATTGCTGCAAGCCGGCCTGAACTGGCAAGGACGGTCACTGACGCTGTTGCCGACGTTGGTGTCGGGTCTTACCGTGGCGTTGCCCGCCGCAACGAAAACGCTACCTGCTCCGCCTGCTGAGACTGACAAGCCTCAACCGTTGGGCGAAATGTTGCGCGCCCTGTTTGCTGCACCGCTGTTGCCAGCGATGCCTGAGTTTACCTTGCCGCTGGATCTCACCATTGCCGATTTACGCGGCGAGTCCTGGGGGATGGTTCAGGGCGCTCAACTGGTAACCGTTTCCCGTTTTCAGTTGCAAGCTACCACCCGGCAGCAGACGTTAACGCTGCAACAACTCACGGTGCAATCACCGCTGGGTGCGCTGTATGCCCATGGCAACGCGGTCCTGTCGGGCGACTGGCCGGTGACGCTTAACGTTAACGGCATCGTGAACAGTGATTTGCTCAAGGGCGAACGCGTGCGACTGACAGCGGAAGGCGGCTTGCGCCAGCAGTTACGGTTGGCGGTGAATCTGTCCGGCCCACAGCGGGCACAGATAGATATTCAGACCGCGCTGGCCGAGCCGGGCTTGCCGCTTAACATAAGCTTGCGCAGCCCGCAGTTGCATTGGCCGCTGACCGGCGATGCCCAGTATCAGTTCAACGATGTGCGACTGAATATCGGCGGTAAAGCTATAGATTATTCGCTGTTGTTACAGGGCGATATTCGCGGCAGCGCGTTACCGCCCGGTACGCTGATGCTGGAAGGCCGCGGCAATGAGCAGCAATTCTCGCTGGCGCGATTGCAGCTGTCTGCCTTGCAAGGCACGGCGGATATCACCGGCCAACTGGACTGGCGCGATGCGATCAGTTGGAACAGTAACCTGACCCTGAAAGGCATCAATACCGCACAGCAGTGGTCGCAATGGCCGGTGCGGCTGGAGGGGACGTTGACCACGCGCGGCACGCTGGCGGGAGCGTCATGGCAACTGGATGTACCGCAACTGGCGCTGGACGGACAAATACGGCAGAGCAAATTGGTGGCGAAAGGGGCGTTGAGCGGTAACGCCAGCGGCCAGTGGTCCATTCCGGGCGTTACGCTGGTGTTAGGGCGTAACCAACTGACGTTACAGGGTGAATTGAAAGATCAGTGGCGGCTGAACGGTGACATCAATGCGCCATCCCTGAATGGGATTTTGCCCGGTCTGGGCGGGCAGGTGATGGGGAAACTGCGGCTGGAGGGTAAACGAGAGACACCGCAACTGCAGGTGGAAATGAACGCCACGGCGCTGCGCTGGCAGGAACTGAACCTTGGCAAACTGACACTCAATAGCGATGTGCAAGTCGATACACAGGTGCACGGCACGCTGACATTGCAGGTGCAGCAATTAACACAGGGGAAACTGCATCTGGCATCGCTCACTATGCGTGCGACCGGCGATGAAAATCAGCACCAGTTACGTGTGACCATGAGTGGCGAACCAGTGGGCGGCCAGCTGTTGTTGAGTGGTCATTTTGACCGCGGGCAGCAGCGCTGGCAGGGAGAGCTTAGCGATACCCGGTTTGATACCCCGGTCGGTGAGTGGCGGCTGGCGCCAGCAATGTCGCTGGTTTACCAGGTCGCGGCACAGAAAGCGACGATAGGCGCACATTGCTGGCGTAACCCCGATGCTGAGCTGTGCGTACCGCAACCGATTGAGGCGGGAAGTAGCGGCAAAGCGAGCGTCAATCTAAACCGGCTCAATCTGGCGATGCTGAAACCTTTCATCGGCCAGCAGACGGCGGTCAGTGGTTCGATTACCGGCAACGCACAGGTCAACTGGCAGGCAAACAGCGGTTTGCCACAAGCCCGTGTCACGCTGACCGGCAATGGCGTGACCATCCGTCAGCAGGTACAGGGCGGTACGCTGCCGGTGGCTTTTGATACCCTGACGCTGGACGCCGGGTTGCAGCAAGGTCAGGCGTGGTTGACATGGCTGATAGGGATTCAGGGGAATGGCCGTTTTCGCGGCGACGTGCAAATTACCGACCCGCAACGACGCCGTAACCTGAGTGGTACGGTGACGCTAAGCGCCTTGTCGCTCGACCTGCTGCGGCCAATTCTGCGCCAGAACGAGAAAGCTGCCGGGACTGCGAATGCCGATCTACGGCTGGGGGGCGATCTGCAACGCCCGCAGGTGTTCGGGCAACTGACGCTGGATAACCTTGATGTGGATGGCAACGGGCTACCGGTGGACCTGACCAGTGGGCGGCTGGCGCTATCGTTCAACGGTATGTCATCTACCTTGCAGGGGGTGTTTCGTACCACGAAGGGGCAGCTCAATCTGGCGGGGAACGCCGACTGGTCGGTGCCTGAGGCCTGGCGTGCACGGGTTGCCGTCAACGGTGATCGTATGCGGGTGACGGTGCCGCCGATGGCGCGGCTGGATATGTCGCCGGATATCGTGTTTGAGGCGACGCCGCAGTTACTGACGCTTAACGGTACCGTGACCGTTCCCTGGGCGCGGATCGTGGTGCATGAAATGCCAGCCAGCGCGGTGGATGTGTCACCGGATGAGGTCATTCTGGATGCACGGCGTCAGCCGGTATCGACTACTGCCAGCACGATTCCCATCGTCAGCAACCTGATCGTGCGGGTGGGCGATGATGTCTGGCTCAATGCCTATGGTCTGAACGCCCGTTTGCGCGGTGATCTGAACGTCACGCAGGATAAACAAGGGCTTGGGTTGAACGGCCAGATTTCGATGCCGGAAGGACGTTTTAAGGCGTACGGACAGGATCTGCAAGTGCGTAAGGGGCAACTGCTGTTCTCCGGTCCGCCGACGTTGCCGCTACTGGATATTGAAGCGATTCGGAATCCGGACAATACCGCAGATGGCGTCATCGCCGGTGTGCGGATAACCGGTAGCGCCACCACGCCTAAGCTTGAGGTGTTCTCCGAACCGGCCTTATCTCAGCAGGAAGCGTTATCTTATCTGTTGCGTGGCCAGGGGCTAAATAGCAGAGGAACGGATAGTTCGATGATGACATCGGCTCTAATTGGTTTAGGGGTTGCACAAAGTGGTCAAGTTGTGGGTAAAATTGGCGAGGCCTTTGGCGTAAGCAATTTAGCTCTGGATACACAGGGAGTTGGCGACAAATCGCAGGTTGTTGTCAGTGGTTACGTTCTGCCAGGCCTGCAGGTCAAATATGGTGTCGGCCTGTTCGATTCATTGGCAACGTTAACCTTACGTTACCGTTTAATGCCGAAACTATATCTGGAGGCGGTGTCTGGTGTAAATCAGGCGCTGGATGTGCTCTATCAGTTTGAGTTTTAG
- a CDS encoding gamma-glutamylcyclotransferase family protein gives MRIIVYGSLRRKQGNSHWMTNAQWLGDHRLDGYQLYDLGHYPAAVAGEGDIYCEVYRISSSILTELDELKLRGGAYSRELIATPYGSAWIYLYQRPVAGLHRIVSGDWVQRQEEP, from the coding sequence ATGCGAATTATTGTCTACGGCAGTTTACGGCGCAAGCAGGGAAACAGTCATTGGATGACTAACGCTCAGTGGCTAGGCGATCACCGGCTCGATGGGTATCAATTATACGATCTGGGGCACTATCCGGCAGCGGTTGCAGGTGAGGGAGATATTTACTGCGAAGTGTACCGCATCAGTTCTTCTATTCTGACTGAACTGGATGAATTGAAGCTCAGAGGTGGGGCCTATTCGCGTGAGCTGATCGCCACGCCTTACGGCAGCGCCTGGATCTACCTGTATCAGCGCCCGGTCGCTGGTCTGCATCGCATCGTCAGCGGCGATTGGGTACAGCGTCAGGAAGAACCATAA
- the ppa gene encoding inorganic diphosphatase, producing the protein MSLNTVPAGKDLPEDIYVVIEIPANADPIKYEVDKETGALFVDRFMSTAMFYPCNYGYINHTLSLDGDPVDVLVPTPYPLQPGSVIRCRPVGVLKMTDESGEDAKVVAVPHTKLSKEYDHIKDVNDLPELLRAQIGHFFEHYKDLEKGKWVKVDGWADAAAAKAEILSSFERAKNK; encoded by the coding sequence ATGAGTTTGAATACCGTACCGGCGGGTAAAGACCTCCCGGAAGATATTTATGTAGTGATCGAAATCCCTGCCAACGCTGATCCGATCAAGTACGAAGTGGATAAAGAAACCGGCGCGCTGTTCGTGGACCGCTTCATGTCTACCGCCATGTTCTACCCGTGCAACTATGGCTACATCAACCACACACTGTCACTGGACGGTGACCCGGTTGATGTGCTGGTGCCGACGCCGTATCCGTTGCAGCCTGGCTCGGTGATCCGCTGCCGTCCGGTTGGCGTACTGAAAATGACCGACGAATCCGGTGAAGATGCCAAAGTGGTTGCGGTACCGCACACCAAACTGAGCAAAGAGTACGATCACATCAAAGACGTGAACGACTTGCCGGAACTGCTGCGCGCGCAGATCGGCCATTTCTTCGAGCACTACAAAGATCTGGAAAAAGGCAAGTGGGTGAAAGTGGACGGCTGGGCTGATGCCGCCGCCGCGAAAGCCGAAATCCTGTCTTCTTTCGAACGCGCCAAAAATAAATAA